From Caulobacter segnis, a single genomic window includes:
- a CDS encoding TonB-dependent receptor domain-containing protein yields MPKIHYLGSASALILLLSAAPPVAQAQTDNTDKDTSAAVEEIVVTGSRIVRRDYASNSPIVTVGKDDIEKLGSVTVDTLLNQMPQFVPSVSSTSNNPSNGGQANIDLRGMGTARTMVLLDGHRVVPSNANGTVDINIIPSALIQNIEVITGGASATYGSDAMAGVVNFKLNNTFNGLQMDAQYGVTEEGDGREKALSVTAGGHYAEGRGHAVLSLGYSERGEVFNASRDFSKISGASSTTPYGRYDATGTNLPSQSAVDAVFAKYGYTAGSVKASANLGFNNDGTLFYNGVNYKGSTAIDYSTIPVNGTYNTGALNLLQLPLTRYTAYAATDYQINEHAQFYGSFNFTHYDSRTVLAPAPAASSTGFSVPVTNPFISDDLAALLASRADPTANFLLRKRFTDVGPRVSETTFNVFQIAGGVRGDTGFKDWTYDVYASYGRSEQNETQSGNVSHSAVQTLLNAADGGASLCDGGYDPFGLQAISASCLSYISRQTKNRTVAEQQVVEANFQGGLFNLPAGEVRGAFGASYKRDTYLFEPDSLLSTGDVVGFNAQDAIDASTNVKELYGELAVPVLKDLPFIKALNLDAGYRLSDYNTVGKVSAYKLDGNWEVVEGLRLRGGYQRAVRAPSIGELYSPQNQDYPSISEDPCAYDSTYRAGSNAATVRALCLAQGVPTAIIDSYTYANTQVNALTGGNPDLKEEKANTFNAGLVWTPRFNHPLLERLSMSVDYYSIDVKDAIGTIDASTALDKCYSAEGNPSGSASNYYCSLFVRSSSTGEIDTLTLTNLNLAEYKTSGVDFQVDWGFGLGAVGLDDRYGAIKVNVIGSYLDSFKVQSLPGEAFAELKGTIGNTQISSTAVSHPEWKYATSVSYLIGPVEVGARWRYIGDMVDASDASEKIGAVNYYDLNATWKITDTYSIRGGVTNLTNKQPPYFYSYVQANTDPSTYDVLGRRFFLAVKAKF; encoded by the coding sequence ATGCCAAAGATCCATTATTTGGGGAGCGCGTCCGCCCTCATTCTTTTGCTGAGCGCCGCGCCGCCGGTTGCACAGGCGCAGACCGACAATACTGATAAAGACACCTCCGCCGCGGTCGAAGAGATCGTCGTCACCGGCTCGCGCATCGTTCGTCGTGACTATGCTTCGAACAGCCCGATCGTGACGGTCGGCAAGGACGACATCGAAAAGCTGGGCTCGGTGACGGTCGACACCCTGCTTAACCAGATGCCGCAATTCGTGCCGTCGGTGAGCAGCACGTCGAACAATCCGTCGAACGGCGGCCAGGCCAATATCGACCTGCGCGGCATGGGGACCGCCCGGACGATGGTGCTGCTGGACGGCCACCGGGTGGTGCCGTCCAATGCGAACGGCACGGTCGACATCAACATCATCCCCTCGGCCCTGATCCAGAACATCGAGGTGATCACCGGCGGCGCCTCGGCGACCTACGGTTCGGACGCCATGGCCGGGGTGGTGAACTTCAAGCTCAACAACACCTTCAACGGCCTGCAGATGGACGCTCAGTACGGCGTCACCGAGGAAGGCGATGGTCGCGAAAAGGCCCTGTCGGTCACGGCCGGCGGCCACTACGCGGAAGGGCGCGGCCACGCGGTCCTGTCGCTGGGCTATTCCGAGCGCGGCGAGGTCTTCAACGCCTCGCGCGACTTCTCGAAGATCTCGGGCGCGTCCTCGACGACGCCCTATGGCCGCTACGACGCCACCGGGACCAACCTGCCCAGCCAGAGCGCCGTCGACGCCGTCTTCGCCAAGTACGGCTATACGGCCGGCTCGGTGAAGGCCAGCGCCAACCTCGGCTTCAACAACGACGGGACGCTGTTCTACAACGGGGTCAACTACAAGGGCTCGACGGCGATCGACTATTCGACGATCCCGGTCAATGGCACCTACAACACCGGCGCTCTGAACCTGCTGCAACTGCCGCTGACGCGCTACACCGCCTACGCCGCCACCGACTACCAGATCAACGAACACGCCCAGTTCTACGGCTCGTTCAACTTCACCCACTATGACTCGCGCACGGTCCTGGCGCCCGCCCCGGCCGCCAGCAGCACCGGCTTCAGCGTGCCGGTGACCAACCCGTTCATCTCCGACGACCTGGCCGCGCTGTTGGCCAGCCGCGCCGACCCGACCGCCAACTTCCTGCTGCGCAAGCGCTTCACAGACGTCGGCCCGCGCGTCTCGGAGACCACGTTCAACGTGTTCCAGATCGCCGGCGGCGTGCGCGGCGACACCGGCTTTAAGGACTGGACGTACGACGTCTACGCGTCCTACGGCCGCTCGGAGCAGAACGAGACCCAGTCGGGCAATGTCAGCCACTCGGCCGTCCAGACGCTGCTCAACGCGGCCGACGGCGGCGCCAGCCTGTGCGACGGCGGCTATGACCCGTTCGGCCTGCAGGCGATCTCGGCCTCGTGCCTGTCGTATATCTCGCGCCAGACCAAGAACCGCACGGTGGCCGAACAGCAGGTGGTCGAAGCCAACTTCCAGGGCGGCTTGTTCAACCTCCCGGCCGGTGAAGTGCGCGGCGCCTTCGGCGCCAGCTACAAGCGCGACACCTATCTGTTCGAGCCCGACAGCCTGCTGTCGACCGGCGACGTGGTCGGCTTCAACGCCCAGGACGCCATCGACGCCTCGACCAACGTCAAGGAGCTGTACGGCGAGCTGGCGGTTCCGGTGCTCAAGGACCTGCCGTTCATCAAGGCCCTGAACCTGGACGCCGGCTACCGCCTGTCGGACTACAACACCGTCGGCAAGGTCAGCGCCTACAAGCTGGACGGCAATTGGGAAGTGGTCGAAGGCCTGCGCCTGCGCGGCGGATACCAGCGCGCCGTGCGCGCCCCGTCGATCGGCGAACTCTACTCGCCGCAGAACCAGGACTATCCGTCGATCAGCGAGGACCCCTGCGCCTATGATAGCACCTACCGGGCGGGCTCCAACGCCGCCACGGTCCGGGCGCTGTGCCTGGCCCAGGGCGTGCCGACCGCGATCATCGACAGCTACACCTACGCCAACACCCAGGTGAACGCGCTGACCGGCGGCAACCCCGACCTGAAGGAAGAGAAGGCCAACACCTTCAACGCCGGCCTGGTCTGGACGCCTCGGTTCAACCACCCGCTGCTAGAACGCCTGTCGATGTCGGTCGACTACTACTCGATCGACGTGAAGGACGCGATCGGCACGATCGACGCCAGCACCGCCCTGGACAAGTGCTACTCGGCCGAGGGCAACCCCTCGGGTTCGGCCTCGAACTACTATTGCAGCCTGTTCGTGCGCAGCAGCTCGACCGGCGAGATCGACACCCTGACCCTGACCAACCTGAACCTGGCCGAGTACAAGACCTCGGGCGTGGACTTCCAGGTCGACTGGGGCTTCGGCCTTGGCGCGGTGGGACTGGACGACCGTTACGGCGCGATCAAGGTCAATGTGATCGGGTCCTATCTCGACAGCTTCAAGGTCCAGAGCCTGCCGGGCGAGGCGTTCGCGGAGCTGAAGGGCACGATCGGCAACACCCAGATCAGCTCGACCGCGGTCTCGCACCCGGAATGGAAGTACGCCACCTCGGTCAGCTATCTGATCGGTCCGGTGGAGGTCGGCGCCCGCTGGCGCTACATCGGCGACATGGTCGACGCGTCCGACGCCAGCGAGAAGATCGGCGCGGTGAACTACTACGACCTGAACGCGACGTGGAAGATCACCGACACCTATTCGATCCGCGGCGGCGTCACCAACCTGACCAACAAGCAGCCGCCCTACTTCTACTCCTACGTCCAGGCCAACACCGATCCGTCGACCTACGACGTGCTCGGCCGTCGGTTCTTCCTGGCGGTGAAGGCGAAGTTCTAG
- a CDS encoding UBP-type zinc finger domain-containing protein — protein MTCMHGDAIRLVTPGTKGCEECLKSGGWWVHLRLCRTCGHVGCCDDSPSRHATAHFRATKHPIIEGYDPPEGWGWCFVDEVFVELPDQTPQVGPIPKFVEG, from the coding sequence ATGACCTGCATGCACGGAGACGCCATCCGCCTGGTCACGCCCGGCACGAAGGGCTGCGAGGAATGCCTGAAGTCCGGCGGCTGGTGGGTCCACCTGCGCCTGTGCCGGACCTGCGGCCACGTCGGCTGCTGCGACGACAGTCCCAGCCGGCACGCCACTGCCCACTTCCGCGCGACCAAGCACCCGATCATCGAGGGCTATGACCCGCCGGAAGGCTGGGGCTGGTGCTTCGTCGACGAGGTGTTCGTGGAACTGCCGGACCAGACCCCGCAGGTCGGGCCAATCCCGAAGTTCGTCGAGGGCTAG
- a CDS encoding FAD-dependent oxidoreductase, which produces MAGTTFDTRRAQMFPRLEPAEIDRLRRFGQVIHAEAGAALATAGVPSPGLFVVLAGRVAISRRDAHDDRQPIVEHAAGQFIGEIAQLSGRPSLVDVTAITAVEALLIAPERLRAVLVAEAELGERIMRALILRRVSLIETGAGGPIIVGREADAEVIRLSGFLARNGHPFQQLDPDQMDCAKVLIQRFEVDESELPIVLCPNGQILRQPTNHQLGRCIGLVGPIDSDRIYDVAVVGAGPAGLSTAVYAASEGLSVLVLDTRAFGGQAGASARIENYLGFPTGITGMALMGRAYGQAQKFGAELAIPDEVASLVCEDDGKHRYRLALASGETAQAKTVVIASGARYRRLEVENLDRFEGACVHYWASPLEAKLCAGQEVALVGAGNSAGQAAVYLASQVKKVWMIVRGESLAATMSRYLIDRIESTPNIEVVVKSQVVDLEGEDAEGKSGQLSAIRWRGPNGVETTQAISHLFLFIGAAPNTAWLTHCHVELDNHGFVRTGTDLAPGHPLLQTSRKGVYAIGDVRAGSVKRVGAAIGEGAQAVAAIHAYLAEA; this is translated from the coding sequence ATGGCAGGCACAACCTTCGACACCCGACGCGCCCAGATGTTTCCCCGGCTGGAACCGGCCGAGATCGACCGCCTGCGCCGCTTTGGCCAGGTCATCCACGCCGAGGCCGGCGCGGCCCTGGCCACGGCCGGCGTCCCCTCGCCCGGCCTGTTCGTGGTCCTGGCCGGCCGGGTGGCGATCAGCCGCCGCGACGCTCACGACGATCGCCAGCCGATCGTGGAGCACGCCGCCGGCCAGTTCATCGGCGAGATCGCCCAGCTGTCGGGCCGCCCGTCGCTGGTCGACGTCACCGCCATCACCGCCGTCGAGGCCCTGCTAATCGCTCCCGAGCGCCTGCGCGCCGTGCTGGTCGCCGAGGCCGAGCTCGGCGAGCGGATCATGCGCGCCCTGATTCTGCGCCGGGTCAGCCTGATCGAGACCGGCGCCGGCGGTCCGATCATCGTCGGGCGCGAGGCGGACGCCGAGGTCATCCGCCTGTCCGGCTTCCTGGCTCGCAACGGCCACCCCTTCCAGCAGCTGGATCCCGACCAGATGGACTGCGCCAAGGTGCTGATCCAGCGCTTCGAGGTCGACGAGAGCGAGTTGCCGATCGTGCTGTGCCCGAACGGCCAGATCCTGCGCCAGCCGACCAATCATCAGTTGGGCCGCTGCATCGGCCTGGTCGGCCCGATCGACTCCGACCGCATCTATGACGTCGCCGTCGTCGGCGCGGGCCCGGCGGGCCTGTCCACCGCCGTCTACGCCGCGTCCGAGGGCCTGTCGGTGTTGGTGCTGGACACGCGCGCCTTCGGCGGCCAGGCCGGCGCCTCGGCGCGGATCGAGAACTATCTGGGCTTTCCGACCGGGATCACCGGCATGGCCCTGATGGGCCGCGCCTACGGCCAGGCCCAGAAGTTCGGGGCCGAGCTGGCCATTCCCGACGAGGTCGCCTCGCTGGTCTGCGAGGACGACGGCAAGCATCGCTATCGCCTGGCCCTCGCCAGCGGCGAGACGGCCCAGGCCAAGACGGTGGTCATCGCCAGCGGCGCCCGCTATCGCCGGCTGGAGGTCGAGAACCTGGACCGCTTCGAAGGCGCCTGCGTCCACTACTGGGCCTCGCCGCTGGAGGCCAAGCTGTGCGCCGGCCAGGAAGTCGCCCTCGTCGGCGCCGGCAATTCGGCGGGCCAAGCGGCCGTCTACCTGGCCAGCCAGGTCAAGAAGGTCTGGATGATCGTGCGCGGCGAAAGCTTGGCGGCGACCATGTCGCGCTACCTGATCGACCGCATCGAGAGCACGCCGAACATCGAGGTGGTGGTGAAGAGCCAGGTCGTCGACCTGGAGGGCGAGGACGCCGAAGGCAAGAGCGGCCAGCTGTCGGCCATCCGTTGGCGCGGCCCGAACGGCGTTGAGACCACCCAGGCGATCAGCCACCTCTTCCTGTTCATCGGCGCCGCACCCAACACCGCGTGGCTGACCCACTGCCATGTCGAGCTTGACAATCACGGCTTCGTCCGCACCGGGACGGATCTGGCTCCCGGCCACCCGCTACTGCAGACCAGCCGCAAGGGCGTATACGCGATCGGCGACGTCCGGGCCGGCTCGGTCAAGCGCGTCGGCGCCGCCATCGGCGAAGGCGCCCAGGCGGTCGCCGCCATCCATGCCTATCTGGCCGAAGCCTGA
- the fdhD gene encoding formate dehydrogenase accessory sulfurtransferase FdhD — protein MSRSPSERRSAVQWRAGRAPETLARDLPREIAVGLSFDGRPHTVLMATPRDLEELALGFVVTEAVARASDVLEITTKEEEQGILVDVRLAPGVVGKKARPRNLEGRSSCGLCGVQRLADAVRPLPVLGQGVRIRHQAIPRALAALEQEQSLGRLTRATHAAAFFDADGALVLVREDVGRHNALDKLAGAMAREGHDAAAGFVVVTSRCSFEMVEKAARMGCPILVAVSAPTELAIAKAEEANLTLVALARADGHAVFAGGERLVESELEPA, from the coding sequence ATGTCGCGTTCCCCCTCAGAAAGACGTTCGGCCGTGCAATGGCGCGCCGGGCGCGCCCCGGAGACCCTCGCCCGCGACCTGCCGCGCGAGATCGCCGTGGGCCTGTCGTTCGACGGCCGTCCGCACACGGTGCTGATGGCCACGCCTCGGGATCTGGAGGAACTGGCCCTGGGCTTTGTGGTCACCGAGGCGGTGGCCCGGGCGTCCGACGTCCTCGAGATCACGACGAAGGAAGAAGAGCAGGGAATCCTGGTCGACGTCCGCCTCGCGCCAGGCGTGGTCGGCAAGAAGGCCCGACCGCGCAATCTGGAAGGCCGCTCCAGCTGCGGGCTGTGCGGCGTGCAGCGCCTGGCCGACGCGGTGCGGCCGCTGCCGGTGCTGGGCCAGGGCGTCCGGATCCGACACCAGGCGATCCCGCGCGCCCTCGCGGCGCTGGAGCAAGAACAGAGCCTGGGCCGCCTGACTCGCGCCACCCACGCCGCCGCCTTCTTCGACGCGGACGGGGCGCTGGTTCTGGTCCGCGAGGACGTCGGCCGCCACAACGCGCTGGACAAGCTGGCCGGCGCCATGGCCCGCGAGGGGCATGACGCGGCGGCCGGCTTCGTCGTGGTCACCAGCCGCTGCTCGTTCGAGATGGTCGAGAAGGCGGCGCGGATGGGCTGCCCGATCCTGGTCGCGGTCTCGGCCCCGACCGAGCTGGCCATCGCCAAGGCCGAAGAGGCCAACCTGACCCTGGTGGCCCTGGCCCGCGCCGATGGTCACGCGGTGTTCGCCGGCGGCGAGCGCCTTGTCGAATCTGAGCTGGAGCCGGCCTGA